A portion of the Deinococcus cellulosilyticus NBRC 106333 = KACC 11606 genome contains these proteins:
- a CDS encoding HEAT repeat domain-containing protein, whose amino-acid sequence MWRTLGWNGLSLVSLLMAVTVVMTLAALIYVLLMPTLEEKASLIYQVLVLLMVMVLVCIVLTVAYQASFFAYSENRQRHRNQQLDRWAAVWNAVVFNQAPTPSTRDPLAAEGLLSLKGFHLDQHGRIGQLYDQSGLLAADVRTLQGRGPVLNKIQVLERWMLLCEEKTHPHLEASRHASHPEVAFLAFAALARSMGVNRTPGDLVARTFTEVFVGGQFSSGRLEQVLVLLGEQGTTLIQHLLQDPSVRLQLLALHALVYIDTTACEAECLELLDSKDPDVRASSLKVLALRGVLPGVGSETVMGMVTDPVWFVRAQAVRASASLQDRRVLQVLYDGLADASWWVRHNSAVALMQRGPDGLHTLQNAQLHHHDPYARDMAHQHLLVF is encoded by the coding sequence ATGTGGAGAACCCTTGGATGGAATGGCCTGAGCCTGGTGTCGTTGCTGATGGCTGTGACGGTGGTGATGACCCTGGCCGCATTGATTTACGTGCTGCTCATGCCCACCCTGGAAGAGAAAGCCAGCCTGATCTATCAGGTGCTGGTGTTGCTGATGGTGATGGTCCTGGTTTGCATCGTGCTGACGGTGGCCTATCAGGCATCGTTCTTTGCTTACAGTGAGAACCGGCAGCGTCACAGAAACCAGCAACTGGACAGGTGGGCTGCCGTGTGGAATGCCGTGGTGTTCAACCAGGCTCCCACCCCCAGCACCCGGGACCCGCTGGCTGCAGAGGGCCTGCTCAGCCTGAAAGGGTTTCACCTGGACCAGCATGGCAGAATTGGACAGCTGTACGACCAGAGTGGCCTGCTCGCTGCAGATGTCAGGACCCTGCAAGGTCGAGGACCGGTGTTGAACAAAATCCAGGTGCTGGAACGCTGGATGTTGCTCTGTGAAGAAAAAACCCACCCTCATCTTGAGGCCTCCCGCCACGCCTCCCATCCTGAGGTCGCTTTTCTGGCCTTCGCTGCCCTGGCCCGCTCCATGGGGGTGAACAGGACCCCAGGGGACCTGGTGGCCCGCACCTTCACCGAAGTGTTTGTGGGAGGACAATTCAGTTCAGGGCGTCTGGAACAGGTGCTGGTGTTGCTGGGAGAACAGGGCACCACCTTGATCCAGCACCTGCTGCAAGATCCTTCGGTTCGCCTGCAACTGCTGGCTTTGCATGCTCTGGTCTACATTGACACCACCGCCTGTGAGGCCGAGTGTCTGGAGTTGCTGGATTCCAAAGACCCGGATGTTCGGGCCTCCAGCCTGAAAGTCCTTGCCCTCAGGGGGGTGCTTCCGGGTGTGGGCAGCGAAACCGTGATGGGCATGGTGACGGACCCGGTGTGGTTCGTGCGGGCCCAGGCGGTGCGGGCCAGTGCCAGCCTGCAAGACCGCCGGGTGCTGCAGGTGCTGTATGACGGCCTTGCGGATGCCTCCTGGTGGGTCAGGCACAACAGTGCTGTGGCCCTGATGCAAAGAGGCCCGGACGGCCTGCACACCCTGCAAAACGCCCAGTTGCACCACCATGACCCTTACGCCCGTGACATGGCCCACCAGCACCTGCTGGTGTTCTGA
- a CDS encoding glycosyltransferase family 2 protein — translation MDFLPLLSVLEVLIIAYFVLLNGIYAISVLIASQEMVRTALGGHQNLMKSQLEQGYHRPISVLVPAFNEERTIASSVRAFLGLNYPEFEVIVINDGSSDHTLQVLLDGFQLQRSEEFPARTLPTQAVHGVYRCSRYPNLLVIDKENGGKGDALNVGITHASKPLFCAVDADSILDAEALLRVARQFLEDDQLIAVGGTVRVMNGSQLHNDVVHEMEPPKGWLERIQVVEYTRAFLAGRSTFSVMGVLLIVSGAFGLFSRKAVLEVGGYRTDTVGEDMELVVRLHRYMRETKQKYQVRYNMDPICWTQVPTNMGMLRKQRNRWQRGLLETLWMHRAMFLNPRYGRIGLFSMPYYLLFEALAPILEVVGYVMTLVLLLTGHLNSTFALLFLVMALLYGLLISLASLGIEGFMVQRYPRFGDRLKIMLASVFEQLGYRQILVFERLIATVMLSHKRGQWDTQQRKQLEG, via the coding sequence ATGGATTTTCTTCCCCTGCTCTCTGTGCTCGAAGTGCTGATCATTGCTTATTTTGTGCTGCTCAACGGCATCTATGCCATCAGTGTGCTGATTGCCTCCCAGGAAATGGTCCGCACGGCCCTGGGAGGGCATCAGAACCTGATGAAGTCCCAGCTGGAACAGGGGTACCACCGCCCGATCAGTGTGCTGGTGCCCGCGTTCAATGAGGAACGCACCATTGCGTCTTCGGTGCGGGCTTTTCTTGGCCTGAATTACCCAGAGTTTGAGGTGATCGTGATCAATGACGGCTCCAGCGACCACACCCTGCAGGTGTTGCTGGATGGGTTTCAGTTGCAAAGGAGCGAGGAGTTTCCGGCCCGCACCCTGCCCACCCAGGCCGTCCACGGGGTGTACCGTTGCAGCAGGTACCCCAACCTGCTGGTGATCGACAAGGAAAACGGAGGCAAAGGGGACGCCCTCAACGTGGGGATCACCCACGCCTCCAAACCGCTGTTCTGCGCCGTGGATGCCGACAGCATTCTGGACGCCGAAGCCCTCCTCAGGGTGGCAAGGCAATTCCTGGAAGACGACCAGCTGATTGCAGTGGGGGGCACCGTGCGGGTGATGAACGGCTCCCAACTCCACAACGATGTGGTGCATGAAATGGAACCCCCAAAAGGATGGCTGGAACGCATTCAGGTGGTGGAGTACACCCGTGCTTTCCTGGCTGGACGCTCCACCTTCAGCGTGATGGGGGTGCTCTTGATTGTCTCGGGTGCCTTCGGACTCTTTTCCAGAAAAGCGGTGCTGGAGGTGGGAGGCTACCGCACCGACACGGTGGGCGAGGACATGGAACTGGTGGTGCGCCTCCACCGGTACATGCGGGAAACAAAGCAGAAGTACCAGGTGCGTTACAACATGGATCCGATCTGCTGGACCCAGGTTCCCACCAACATGGGGATGCTCCGCAAACAACGGAACCGCTGGCAGAGGGGTCTGCTGGAAACCCTGTGGATGCACAGAGCCATGTTCCTGAACCCCAGATATGGTCGCATTGGGCTTTTCAGCATGCCTTATTACCTCCTCTTTGAGGCCCTGGCCCCCATCCTGGAAGTGGTCGGGTACGTGATGACCCTGGTGTTGCTGCTGACCGGTCACCTGAACAGCACGTTCGCCCTTTTGTTCCTGGTGATGGCCCTGCTGTATGGCCTGCTGATCAGCCTGGCTTCGCTGGGCATTGAGGGGTTCATGGTGCAACGCTACCCCCGTTTTGGGGACCGCCTCAAAATCATGCTGGCCTC